The DNA segment CATGAAGGCAGTGAGTCTTGCCTTTACAGTAGGAGTCATCGGTGCCGTGGCCGGCGCCATGACCCTGGCCGGCATTTTTTTGGGTAAGCGGATGGGCCGTTGGCTGGGTGACAAGGCCTTGATTGCCGGCGGAGTTATACTGATTGGGATTGGAATTGTCCAAGTAGTCCGTTAATAATTGCCGCTTGTCCTTCGCCTGGTATCACCGGACAAGCCCGGCCCGGAAAGGAGTTTTAAACATGAGAACCATTTTGTTTGTCTGCACCGGCAATACTTGCAGGAGCAGCATGGCTGCTTTCATGGCCCAGCATCTTCTCGCGGAGGCCAACATGTCTGGCAGTGTCCGCATCCTTTCGGCGGGGACCGGGGCCTGGCCCGGAGCGCCAGCTTCAGAACCGGCATTGCTGGTGATGGAGGAGCGGGGCATTGACCTGGCCTCCCACCTTTCCGTACACCTGACCAGCGGACTGGTAACAGAGGCGGATTTGATTCTTACCATGACCAGGCGCCACCGCCAGTATATCGAAGAAACCTGGCCTCAGGCCGCTGACAAGACCTATACCCTGGCTGAATATGCCGGGATGGAGGAGGAAGGGCCGGATGTCCCTGATCCTTATGGTTTATCTGTGGATGAATACCGCATCTGTGCGGACAGGCTCTGGATCCTGGTGACGACAGCCCTGGAAAAATACCTGGGTTTGGCAGCGTAACCCGACCGGCCCCAGCCTATTCTGCCCTGAAAATAACAAGCACTCTGTACTCAGTACTCAGCACTTAGCACTCAAAAAACCGGGAAACCAAAGCCCTTCTCAGACTACTGAGTACTGGGTACTATTTTCGTTACTCTGCTGGTGCCACCATAGGCGGCGTGGGAG comes from the Syntrophomonadaceae bacterium genome and includes:
- a CDS encoding low molecular weight protein arginine phosphatase: MRTILFVCTGNTCRSSMAAFMAQHLLAEANMSGSVRILSAGTGAWPGAPASEPALLVMEERGIDLASHLSVHLTSGLVTEADLILTMTRRHRQYIEETWPQAADKTYTLAEYAGMEEEGPDVPDPYGLSVDEYRICADRLWILVTTALEKYLGLAA